The following are encoded together in the Mastacembelus armatus chromosome 6, fMasArm1.2, whole genome shotgun sequence genome:
- the mrpl23 gene encoding large ribosomal subunit protein uL23m has product MPVTRLLYPLYQLGNPQLRIFRPNWFLTLVRPGKEQPPDTVQFRIPMEMTKYDVKNYLERIYNVPVGVVRTRIQFGSNKKRNHLNQRVKQPDYKVAYVQLAQDQTFTFPDIFLEKDTVPAEGSMEEMQMKFMEDEKQRQKLDPRRGGVTEWFGL; this is encoded by the exons ATGCCAGTAACAAGACTATT GTACCCTCTCTACCAGCTGGGCAACCCTCAGCTGAGGATCTTCAGACCCAACTGGTTCTTGACCCTGGTGAGGCCAGGAAAAGAGCAGCCACCTGACACTGTTCAGTTTCGCATCCCAATGGA AATGACCAAGTATGATGTAAAGAACTACCTGGAGAGGATCTATAACGTTCCTGTGGGAGTAGTCCGTACCAGGATACAGTTTG GCTCCAACAAGAAGAGGAATCACCTGAACCAGAGGGTTAAGCAGCCTGACTATAAAGTAGCTTATGTTCAGCTG GCCCAGGACCAGACGTTCACCTTCCCTGACATCTTTCTGGAAAAGGACACGGTGCCAGCGGAGGGCTCCATGGAGGAAATGCAGATGAAGTTCATGGAGGACgagaaacagaggcagaaaCTTGACCCTAGGAGAGGAGGGGTCACGGAGTGGTTTGGACTCTGA